From a region of the Pectobacterium aquaticum genome:
- a CDS encoding PqiB family protein has product MQDNTPGTPTEATVKNKRRLSPFWLLPLIALMIAGWLIYTNQQERGATVTIDFVSADGIVAGRTPVRYQGVEVGTVQNIKLSEDLRTIQVEASIKSDMKEALRSGTQFWLVTPKASLAGVSGLDALVGGNYIGMMPGSGEPQEHFSALDTQPKYRVNTGELLIHLHADDLGSLNTGSLVYYRKIPVGKVYDYTVSQDRRGVMIDVLVERRFTHLVKKNSRFWNVSGFNADISVSGAKIEMENLAALVNGAIAFDSPEESENAGAEQSYRLYPDLAQSQRGVKITLNLPSGDSLSEGRTPLMYQGLEVGSLNKITLSPDNGKVSGELIIDPSVVSLMREGTRIELSKPQLSLSDLNVSRLLSGPTLTLIPGEGEPRQHFDVLDSGQQQLTQPGALSIQLTAAQSYGIDSGQPVLLHGVQVGQVVKRTLDEQGVSFLLVIEPRYRQLLHRDSKFIVNSRVNVKMGLDGIQVLGASAQEWVSGGIQVLPGSKGDVQARYPLFSDLEKAEEGIRGATPSPTLTLVTDSLPDIQDGSIVLYRKFQVGEIMRVRPKADTFEVDVYIRPEHRKLLTENSVFWAEGGARVQLNTSGLTVQASPLNRALKGAISFDNLEGAPEIKSGKRVLYNNETAARAVGSRIILRTYDASKLAPGMPIRYLGIDIGQLDSLKLSEQRNEVLVQAVLYPEYVRNFARSGTRFSVVTPEISAAGVNHLETLFQPYINVEPGNGSVTRNFELQQATISDSRYQDGLNISVDAPEAGALQVGTPVLFRGIEVGTVTGLSLGTLSDRIAVSLRISKRYQHLVRDNSVFWLASGYNLEFGLTGGVIKSGTFQQFIRGGIAFATPPSTPLAPKAQEGKHFLLRNEEPKEWRQWGTAIPTPNN; this is encoded by the coding sequence ATGCAAGATAATACGCCAGGGACACCAACTGAAGCTACCGTGAAGAACAAGCGTCGCCTGTCGCCGTTTTGGCTGCTGCCGCTGATTGCGTTGATGATTGCCGGCTGGCTAATTTACACCAATCAGCAGGAGCGCGGTGCAACGGTCACTATCGATTTTGTCTCCGCTGACGGCATTGTCGCTGGGCGTACCCCCGTACGCTACCAGGGCGTCGAAGTCGGCACCGTGCAAAATATCAAACTGAGTGAAGACTTGCGTACCATTCAGGTCGAAGCCAGTATCAAAAGCGATATGAAGGAAGCGTTGCGCAGCGGCACGCAGTTCTGGCTGGTTACCCCGAAAGCCTCTCTCGCTGGGGTGTCAGGGCTGGATGCGCTGGTGGGCGGTAACTACATCGGGATGATGCCCGGTTCTGGCGAGCCGCAAGAGCACTTTTCCGCGCTGGATACGCAGCCCAAATACCGCGTGAATACTGGGGAACTGCTGATTCATCTTCATGCCGACGATCTCGGCTCACTGAATACCGGTTCGCTGGTTTACTACCGTAAAATTCCAGTAGGGAAAGTCTACGATTACACGGTTTCTCAGGATCGCCGCGGTGTGATGATTGACGTGCTAGTTGAACGCCGCTTTACCCATCTGGTGAAGAAAAATAGTCGCTTCTGGAACGTGTCCGGCTTTAATGCCGACATCAGCGTCAGCGGCGCAAAAATTGAGATGGAAAATCTGGCGGCGTTGGTTAACGGCGCGATCGCGTTCGATTCGCCGGAAGAGAGCGAGAATGCGGGTGCCGAACAATCCTATCGCCTCTATCCCGACCTGGCACAGAGCCAGCGCGGTGTGAAAATCACGCTGAATTTGCCTTCCGGCGACAGCCTATCCGAAGGCCGCACCCCGCTGATGTATCAGGGGTTGGAAGTCGGCTCGCTAAATAAAATCACGTTGAGCCCAGACAACGGCAAGGTCAGCGGAGAGCTCATCATCGATCCTTCCGTGGTTTCGCTGATGCGGGAAGGCACGCGTATCGAACTCAGCAAGCCCCAGCTTTCACTCAGTGACCTGAATGTCTCACGTCTGCTGAGCGGCCCAACGCTGACGCTCATCCCCGGTGAAGGCGAACCGCGTCAGCATTTTGACGTACTGGATAGCGGGCAACAACAGCTCACCCAGCCCGGCGCGCTTTCCATTCAGCTCACGGCTGCACAAAGCTATGGCATTGATAGCGGCCAACCCGTGCTGCTGCACGGTGTCCAAGTCGGTCAGGTCGTCAAACGTACGCTGGACGAACAAGGTGTCAGCTTCCTTTTGGTGATCGAGCCGCGATATCGCCAGCTATTACACCGCGACAGCAAATTCATCGTGAACAGCCGTGTGAATGTGAAGATGGGGCTGGATGGGATTCAAGTGCTGGGTGCCAGCGCGCAAGAATGGGTCAGCGGTGGTATTCAGGTTTTACCGGGCAGCAAAGGTGACGTTCAGGCGCGTTACCCGCTGTTCAGCGATCTCGAAAAAGCCGAGGAAGGCATTCGCGGTGCCACGCCGTCCCCGACTCTCACCTTAGTGACCGACAGCCTGCCGGATATTCAGGACGGCTCCATCGTGCTGTACCGTAAATTTCAGGTAGGCGAAATCATGCGGGTGCGACCGAAGGCGGATACCTTTGAGGTTGACGTTTATATTCGTCCCGAACACCGCAAGTTACTGACGGAAAACAGCGTGTTCTGGGCAGAAGGAGGTGCCCGAGTGCAGTTGAATACGTCGGGCCTGACCGTGCAGGCTTCTCCGCTGAACCGAGCGCTTAAAGGGGCGATCAGTTTTGATAATCTGGAAGGTGCACCGGAAATTAAAAGCGGCAAACGCGTCCTCTACAACAACGAAACGGCGGCGCGCGCCGTGGGGAGCCGCATTATTCTGCGCACCTACGATGCCAGCAAACTCGCGCCGGGCATGCCGATCCGCTATCTGGGAATCGATATCGGTCAGTTGGATTCGCTGAAGTTGTCCGAGCAGCGTAATGAAGTGCTGGTGCAGGCTGTCCTCTACCCTGAATATGTGCGTAATTTCGCCCGTTCCGGGACGCGTTTTTCCGTCGTCACGCCAGAGATTTCCGCTGCCGGTGTGAATCATCTGGAGACACTATTCCAGCCTTATATCAACGTCGAACCGGGTAACGGCAGCGTAACGCGGAATTTTGAGCTGCAGCAGGCCACCATCTCTGATTCTCGCTATCAGGACGGCTTGAATATCAGCGTTGATGCACCGGAAGCCGGCGCGTTGCAGGTTGGTACGCCGGTGCTGTTCCGCGGCATTGAAGTCGGTACGGTAACCGGGCTGTCGCTGGGCACGCTTTCCGACCGTATCGCCGTGTCGCTGCGCATCAGCAAACGCTATCAGCATCTGGTGCGCGACAATTCCGTCTTCTGGCTGGCTTCGGGTTACAATTTGGAATTCGGCCTGACGGGGGGCGTCATCAAGAGCGGAACCTTCCAGCAGTTCATTCGCGGCGGTATCGCGTTTGCCACACCGCCCAGTACGCCGCTCGCCCCCAAAGCACAGGAAGGAAAGCATTTCCTGCTGAGGAACGAAGAGCCTAAAGAGTGGCGGCAATGGGGTACAGCGATTCCGACACCGAATAATTAA